In the genome of Pichia kudriavzevii chromosome 4, complete sequence, one region contains:
- a CDS encoding uncharacterized protein (PKUD0D04980; similar to Saccharomyces cerevisiae YOL022C (TSR4); ancestral locus Anc_1.365), which yields MSYESDDESISSGPVTTNTLLGYVDVPISDSNPLYPTDSFIGGQPLPMDKNSPIPFKLVHCKNCKSPMRLLNQTRAELDGTWYDRSIYVFICIEQRCRRKPGAIRAIRGIKKDQKIMKQRQEEEKRRIEQERLVEARKLAKEEENKNLVKDLFGSSKVTANPFASNPFASSLDSNPFETAKASSKAEKVQKEKTETSLEEPITDDQPLVGEVKKANYKLPEFKGFILYFETEKLDPANQVVAPIPDNLKIDESGATIEDTSDTGSVQTGNLPKINPNKAKEQEDLSKIFDDQTFQNFTRILSYNTTQVVRYEPNGSPILYSSKGDVARIFYTPEGKFKRKEEWSIPNPAYNPGGTRRFEMQLMPKMIIDLEEDITDVNMIMKNGMEWGTIIVATDSDDFVPLNWFDKNGVAYVEEWCGVQWEDEVKQ from the coding sequence ATGTCTTACGAATCAGATGACGAATCGATTTCATCTGGCCCAGTAACTACTAATACTTTATTGGGCTATGTTGACGTGCCAATCTCAGACTCCAATCCATTGTACCCAACCGACTCTTTCATTGGTGGCCAGCCTCTTCCTATGGACAAGAACTCACCTATTCCGTTCAAATTGGTACATTGTAAAAACTGTAAGTCTCCAATGAGATTGCTCAATCAAACAAGGGCAGAATTGGATGGCACATGGTATGATAGGTCGATCtatgttttcatttgtaTTGAACAGAGATGTCGTCGGAAGCCGGGAGCGATTCGTGCCATTAGGGGCATTAAGaaagatcaaaaaattATGAAACAAAGGcaagaagaggaaaagagaagaataGAGCAAGAAAGACTAGTAGAAGCTAGAAAACTCGCcaaggaggaggaaaataaaaacctTGTGAAGGATCTCTTTGGATCTTCCAAAGTTACAGCTAATCCATTTGCAAGCAATCCATTTGCATCCAGTTTAGACTCGAACCCCTTTGAGACTGCCAAAGCTTCAAGCAAGGCTGAGAAGGTCCAAAAGGAGAAAACCGAAACATCACTGGAGGAACCCATTACAGACGACCAGCCTTTGGTTGGCGAAGTTAAAAAGGCAAATTACAAACTGCCAGAATTCAAAGGTTTCATTCTATACTTTGAGACGGAAAAATTGGATCCCGCAAACCAAGTTGTGGCACCGATACCGGACAACCTGAAAATAGATGAATCTGGAGCAACTATTGAAGACACGTCCGATACAGGCAGTGTTCAAACGGGTAACTTACCAAAGATCAATCCAAATAAGGCAAAGGAACAAGAAGACTTGTCAAAAATCTTTGACGACCAAACGTTCCAAAACTTCACCAGAATCCTATCATACAATACCACTCAGGTTGTTCGTTACGAACCAAACGGATCGCCAATCTTATACTCTTCCAAAGGTGACGTTGCGAGAATATTTTACACTCCCGAAGggaaattcaaaagaaaggaaGAATGGAGCATCCCTAACCCGGCCTACAACCCAGGTGGAACACGTCGTTTCGAGATGCAGCTAATGCCAAAGATGATCATCGACCTAGAAGAAGACATCACCGACGTCAACATGATCATGAAAAATGGTATGGAATGGGGTACAATCATTGTTGCGACAGACagtgatgattttgttcCCTTGAATTGGTTTGACAAAAACGGTGTAGCTTATGTAGAAGAATGGTGTGGTGTACAATGGGAGGACGAGGTTAAACAGTAA
- a CDS encoding uncharacterized protein (PKUD0D04960; similar to Saccharomyces cerevisiae YDR052C (DBF4); ancestral locus Anc_3.299), producing MTDRLPLKDTSKKFVNNIQPAPSSFNVLTKSKPTLVFVKPKDPPQPALQSPIVHAHKLTSGDAIPKLMGTSTPKKDGYVPCLQPTSQLLATNKAQQLDNQQLQQQQQQQQQQQVQVTTKKMTGNELYKWQQTWREILPKSFIYFEHDDSNDREKKKAMLALKKLGASIEPFFGENVTIIVSRRNFDKNSHYPNGDIFRYAIKKQLKVWTIEKVFRFLNHLGEEILNTDEYEELSNISNSNSNSISISNSNSQAVNNYSNNNLNNNNNNNNNNNLTNLLLKERLFGPSDCDPSVRRNDFKYFTGFYMYIWDLTHKTRPVAVREWKDKTSIPKIHHSTNGKSLFIPETKPQNPIGILKRHQRRIQCLEDSHNFRQEIIDSCYETARYSSIKIRIPTYEEREMYKRQWEGSYYKFLEEHPVEKLKLVYNNLSNEEKKPFAKIFDPFYELENIVDTQSTQIVNGGETNETNGRKLCDYEELIEDFDEENFARLGSDDKVQCLGQRAVEQNDRDLQILKRIPKLIRKDTLMNPSNSGATDCKLREYGEITASGIQASGINPSGSYSHGTNVTYGNGLAPSKSHVINKALTNETKRIIVLDPANHSKETKRKQQKQQAEKEQLERQDKDAIEELIDQLPEEECADDTTNGKNSINDDQLAALRSVETANNPFVSDGFPNKRIKLSRGTSTTKTKKVKVPAKELQVEKSRINLGIFKEPKQEKNKHELKPGYCENCRVKYSDFSEHVDSKKHRSFAEDASNFLQIDELIKVLRADSN from the coding sequence ATGACGGACAGACTCCCCTTGAAAGACACGTCAAAAAAGTTTGTAAACAACATCCAACCGGCTCCTAGTTCTTTTAATGTTCTTACAAAATCAAAGCCAACTCTGGTGTTTGTCAAACCAAAGGATCCTCCTCAGCCAGCTCTACAATCACCAATAGTGCATGCCCATAAGCTGACTTCAGGCGATGCCATTCCCAAACTGATGGGTACTTCCACTCCAAAGAAAGATGGGTATGTTCCTTGTTTGCAGCCAACCTCTCAACTCTTAGCAACCAATAAAGCTCAGCAGCTGGATAACCAGCAAttgcaacagcaacagcaacaacagcaacaacagcaagTCCAGGTGACTACCAAGAAAATGACAGGTAATGAATTATACAAGTGGCAGCAAACATGGAGAGAAATATTGCCTAAATCGTTCATTTACTTTGAGCATGACGATTCAAATGATCgtgaaaagaaaaaggcaATGTTggcattgaagaaattgggTGCCTCGATTGAACCTTTTTTTGGTGAAAATGTCACAATTATTGTTTCAAGGAgaaattttgataaaaattcCCATTATCCCAATGGTGATATTTTCAGGTATGCTATTAAGAAGCAACTGAAGGTATGgactattgaaaaagttttcaggTTTTTAAATCATTTAGGtgaagaaattttgaataccgatgaatatgaagaactatcaaatatatcaaattCGAACTCTAACTCAATTTCCATTAGCAATTCAAACAGCCAAGCAGTTAACAATTACAGTAACAACAATctcaataataataataataataataataataataacttgACTAACTTATTGCTGAAGGAACGTCTCTTTGGTCCTAGTGACTGTGATCCAAGCGTCAGAAGAAACGATTTTAAATATTTTACGGGGTTTTATATGTACATATGGGACTTGACTCATAAAACGAGACCTGTTGCTGTTAGAGAATGGAAAGATAAAACATCGATTCCAAAAATTCACCACTCAACAAACGGTAAGTCTTTATTCATACCTGAAACCAAACCACAGAACCCAATAGGTATATTGAAAAGACACCAGAGAAGAATCCAGTGTCTGGAAGATTCTCATAATTTCAGGCAAGAAATCATAGACTCTTGTTATGAAACTGCGAGATATAGTAGCATCAAAATTAGGATTCCAACCTATGAGGAGAGAGAAATGTATAAAAGGCAATGGGAAGGATCTTATTATAAGTTTCTCGAAGAACATCCCGTTGAAAAGCTAAAGCTAGTATATAACAACTtatcaaatgaagaaaagaagcCATTTGCTAAAATCTTTGATCCTTTCTATGAACTAGAGAACATTGTTGATACGCAATCTACTCAAATAGTCAACGGTGGAGAAACTAATGAGACGAACGGCAGGAAACTATGTGATTATGAGGAGTTAATTGAAGActttgatgaagagaatTTTGCAAGACTAGGCTCAGATGATAAAGTGCAGTGTCTAGGCCAGAGAGCGGTTGAACAAAATGACAGGGACTTACAAATCCTAAAACGTATTCCAAAGCTAATAAGAAAAGACACTTTAATGAATCCCTCCAATAGTGGTGCAACTGATTGTAAGTTAAGGGAGTATGGTGAAATTACAGCTTCTGGTATTCAAGCTTCTGGTATCAATCCCAGCGGTTCGTATTCTCATGGTACGAATGTAACATATGGTAATGGTTTGGCGCCAAGTAAATCTCATGTCATTAATAAAGCATTGACCAATGAAACCAAAAGGATTATTGTTTTAGATCCAGCTAATCATTCAAAGGAaacgaaaagaaaacagcAAAAGCAACAAGCTGAGAAAGAACAATTGGAACGGCAAGATAAGGATGCCATTGAAGAGCTCATTGATCAACTACCTGAAGAAGAATGTGCTGATGACACGACAAATGGTAAAAACTCAATAAATGATGATCAACTTGCTGCATTACGGTCTGTGGAGACTGCTAATAATCCATTTGTTAGTGACGGATTTCCtaataaaagaataaagCTTTCACGTGGTACCTCAACTACTAAAACCAAAAAGGTGAAAGTACCAGCGAAGGAGCTTCAAGTTGAGAAGAGCAGAATCAATCTAGGAATTTTCAAGGAGCCAAAACAAGAGAAGAATAAGCATGAGCTAAAGCCTGGATATTGTGAAAATTGCCGGGTTAAATATTCAGACTTCTCCGAGCATGTAGACTCTAAAAAGCACAGATCATTTGCTGAAGATGCTTCgaattttcttcaaattgatgaattaatCAAAGTCCTAAGAGCAGATTCTAACTAG
- a CDS encoding uncharacterized protein (PKUD0D04970; Pfam Domains: DJ-1_PfpI(2.3e-12)) produces MSNKELSNKPVPDRAEENAFFPSDYSLSLYVAKKTDYDGTTYPNPYKGDKKFLAILTDERYLEMANGKYFSTGNHPAETLLPMFYIDNAGFNIDIATLSGNPAKLECWAMPTEDETVLKTLAKFREQLKHPLNLNEIVDQVTGPDSPYVGVFIPGGHGVMAKIPESKAVSKVLNWALQNDKYIVSLCHGPAALLATAAEKPEDFSFKGYKVCVFPDSLDTGANQEIGYMPGQLKWLVAEKLKKLGAEIVNDDMTGKVIKDRKLYTGDSPLASNNLGKLVAKDLLADSSL; encoded by the coding sequence ATGTCCAACAAAGAGTTAAGTAATAAGCCTGTTCCTGACAGAGCAGAAGAGAATGCATTCTTCCCATCGGACTACTCGTTGTCTTTGTATGTCGCCAAAAAGACGGACTATGATGGTACCACATATCCAAACCCTTACAAAGGCGACAAGAAGTTTCTTGCTATTCTTACTGATGAAAGATACCTAGAAATGGCCAATGGTAAGTATTTTTCAACTGGAAACCACCCTGCTGAGACTTTGTTGCCAATGTTCTATATTGATAATGCAGGATTCAACATTGACATTGCGACTTTGTCGGGCAACCCTGCCAAGCTTGAATGTTGGGCCATGCCAACCGAAGATGAGACTGTTTTGAAGACGCTTGCAAAGTTTAGGGAACAACTCAAACATCCACTGAACTTGAACGAAATTGTAGACCAAGTTACAGGTCCAGACTCGCCTtatgttggtgttttcaTTCCAGGCGGCCATGGTGTGATGGCAAAGATACCAGAGTCTAAGGCCGTTTCAAAGGTTCTGAACTGGGCCTTGCAAAACGATAAATATattgtttctctttgtcATGGACCAGCTGCATTGCTTGCAACTGCAGCTGAGAAGCCAGAAgatttttccttcaagGGCTACAAGGTTTGTGTTTTCCCGGACTCTTTAGACACGGGCGCAAACCAAGAAATCGGTTACATGCCAGGACAATTGAAGTGGTTGGTTGCTGAGAAGTTAAAGAAGCTAGGTGCCGAAATCGTCAATGACGACATGACTGGTAAAGTCATTAAGGACAGAAAGTTGTACACTGGAGACTCTCCATTGGCTTCAAACAATCTCGGTAAATTGGTTGCAAAGGATTTGTTGGCTGATTCTTCTTTATAG